From the genome of Syngnathus acus chromosome 24, fSynAcu1.2, whole genome shotgun sequence, one region includes:
- the LOC119117997 gene encoding uncharacterized protein LOC119117997, translating to MKGTNASLRLYITINDMNATRASLGRGLASHCDEPQDHHPELNDFDTKEGHVETAQLAHADEFRLPNSSVCLGELLCWHYQNMSNQQGMRTIYVKSLPKSTRIQKSRTGQFVSTGTPFLNLNGIKLSTQGSSCLRRKCPLLGREEAIGLSVSETDLSEYDIFDLEAESEDLNRILGSAVAHAMRKIEELEVSLTSSNLSKRIPRADSHSMEGRRMDDETLHHLQIREYDSPRLVSELCCLGEELSESLHQTLRMEGENKEDICDQRATWRRSGKDSWSEKESFHRTNHRWREATQTRRCLRECDIAQADPLSSGKSRQMATFGITLLVLHVVLMQ from the coding sequence atgAAGGGCACCAACGCCTCTTTGCGGCTCTACATCACCATCAATGACATGAACGCTACGAGAGCATCCCTTGGCAGAGGTCTGGCTTCCCACTGTGATGAACCTCAAGACCACCATCCTGAACTAAACGACTTTGACACAAAGGAGGGTCACGTGGAGACGGCCCAACTCGCTCATGCGGACGAATTTAGGTTGCCCAACTCGTCCGTGTGCCTGGGAGAGTTGCTCTGTTGGCACTACCAGAACATGAGCAACCAACAAGGCATGAGGACGATATATGTCAAGAGTTTACCAAAATCCACCAGGATCCAGAAGAGCAGAACAGGCCAGTTTGTTTCCACTGGTACCCCTTTTCTTAACCTCAACGGGATAAAGCTTTCCACCCAAGGATCTTCATGTCTCCGCAGAAAATGTCCTTTGTTGGGCAGAGAGGAAGCGAttggtctgtctgtctccgaGACAGACCTCTCTgaatatgacatttttgatttGGAAGCTGAAAGTGAAGATCTTAACCGAATCCTAGGAAGTGCTGTAGCACATGCGATGAGAAAGATTGAAGAGTTGGAAGTGAGTCTCACCAGTTCAAACTTGAGCAAAAGGATTCCAAGAGCTGATTCTCATTCAATGGAAGGAAGACGTATGGATGATGAGACTTTGCATCACCTCCAAATCCGCGAGTATGACAGCCCTCGGCTGGTCAGTGAGCTCTGTTGTTTGGGTGAGGAGCTGAGTGAGAGTCTTCACCAAACCCTCAGGATGGagggagaaaacaaagaggACATCTGTGACCAACGTGCAACGTGGAGGAGATCGGGCAAGGACAGCTGGAGTGAAAAGGAGAGCTTCCATCGGACCAATCACAGATGGAGAGAGGCGACGCAGACACGCAGATGCCTCAGGGAATGTGACATCGCTCAAGCTGACCCGCTGTCCTCAGGTAAAAGCAGACAGATGGCCACTTTCGGTATTACGCTATTAGTTTTGCACGTCGTGCTAATGCAGTAA
- the fmn1 gene encoding formin isoform X3, with amino-acid sequence MESLSFSHPYQPKLFDFLRIADPEDDISRTPTPVFLELRSEASGPVEGEERTPGRLQAVWPPPREEKVGLKYTEAEHQAAVLQLKRECKEEVENLQEVFSRELSKLILQNEITVSRLERTLAELQTKLSQPNTLRRGELRDVAVSTRDDTFPHKAFCTVCIQTDRETFIKCDDEKSKDCIQTQQRMNPQKLDLTSSSLSLAHQSGGHHAPNKAPPPPPPPPPPPPPQLLTHKQTSKAPPPPPPPPPPPPPAPFLSDAAPPPPPPPPFTSTCLSATSRKPMVEPSRPMKPLYWTRIQIEDKNNTLWNVLEEPPIMNAAEFEDLFAKTTTRLKRKPLVENYEKAKARKIIKLLDGKRSQAVGILISSLHLEMKDIQQAVLTVDNSVVDLETIEALYENRAQPDELEKIKTHYSTSKEEEVKLLDKPEQFLYELSLIPDFASRARCIIFKAAFNDGMASIQHKLDVIASVCKALLEKDGVKEVLGLILALGNYMNGGSRVRGQADGFGLEILPKLKDVKSRDNRMSLVDYVVSYYLHNFDKNAGTEKSAFPLPEPQDVFLAAQLNFEDLNAELKRIGRDLAGCEKDIQKVCADSPEEHLQPFKDRMETFLLSARKEHVGASCQLMTAQKSFQDLCVYFGVKPKAGEKEVTSSHFFMLWFEFCADFKAKWKRENGNFTKERLKEAQQSVKRITAEKKVETKMIIPNSLVSVAHASVNGFNKYNWQRMEFIQSVPFLTLI; translated from the exons ATGGAGTCTCTGTCGTTCTCTCATCCCTACCAACCCAAGCTCTTTGACTTCCTGCGCATCGCTGACCCCGAAGATGATATCAGTAGGACGCCCACTCCCGTGTTCTTAGAACTTAGG tcAGAAGCAAGCGGTCCAGTAGAAGGAGAAGAACGAACTCCTGGACGTCTCCAAGCAGTCTGGCCTCCACCGCGAGAGGAGAAAGTTGGTCTCAAATATACCGAAGCAG agcacCAGGCAGCTGTTTTGCAACTGAAGCGTGAATGCAAAGAGGAAGTAGAGAATTTACAG GAGGTCTTCAGCCGGGAACTTTCTAAACTGATTTTACAAAACGAGATCACGGTATCCCGTCTGGAGCGCACCCTGGCTGAGCTGCAGACCAAGCTCTCCCAGCCCAACACTCTCAGACGTGGCGAGCTCAGAGACGTAGCCGTGTCCACGCGAGACGATACATTTCCACACAAAGCCTTTTGCACTGTCTGCATCCAAACTGACAGAGAGACTTTCATCAAATGTGATGACGAGAAGAGTAAAGACTGCATCCAAACTCAGCAGAGGATGAACCCGcaaaaacttgacttgacttctaGCAGCTTGAGCCTGGCCCATCAATCTGGTGGACACCATGCACCGAACAAGgctcctccacctccaccaccaccaccacctccacctccACCGCAACTGTTGACCCACAAACAAACATCGAAAGCCCCTCCGCCGCCTCCACCTCcgcccccaccacctccacctgcTCCATTTCTGTCCGATGCAgctcctccaccacctccacccccTCCATTCACTTCAACCTGTTTATCCGCAACTTCCAGAAAACCTATGGTGGAGCCTTCACGTCCCATGAAGCCTCTATACTGGACCAGAATTCAGATTGAGGACAA GAACAACACACTGTGGAATGTTTTGGAAGAACCGCCGATCATGAATGCAGCTGAGTTTGAAGATCTCtttgccaaaaccaccacacGACTCAAGAGAAAACCACTGGTAGAGAATTATGAGAAGGCAAAAGCCAGGAAG ATCATTAAGCTGCTGGACGGTAAGCGCTCTCAAGCTGTGGGCATCCTCATATCAAGCCTCCACCTAGAGATGAAAGATATCCAACAAG CTGTTTTAACTGTGGATAACTCTGTGGTGGATCTTGAGACCATTGAGGCGCTGTATGAAAAT AGAGCTCAGCCAGACGAGCTGgagaaaatcaaaacacattaCAGCACATCCAAGGAAGAGGAGGTTAAACTCTTGGACAAACCTGAGCA GTTCCTGTATGAGCTCTCGCTGATTCCGGACTTCGCAAGCCGAGCTCGTTGCATCATTTTCAAGGCGGCCTTCAACGATGGGATGGCGTCCATTCAACACAAACTTGACGTTATTGCTTCTGTGTGCAAG GCTCTGCTGGAAAAAGATGGCGTGAAAGAAGTGCTGGGACTCATCTTGGCTTTGGGCAATTACATGAACGGCGGCAGCAGGGTCAGAGGTCAGGCTGATGGCTTCGGTCTGGAGATTCTTCCAAAACTCAAAGATGTCAAGAGCAGG GACAATCGCATGAGTTTGGTCGACTATGTTGTGTCATATTACCTTCACAATTTTGACAAG AATGCGGGAACAGAGAAAAGTGCATTTCCACTTCCTGAACCTCAAGATGTCTTCCTGGCAGCACAGCTTAATTTTGAGGACCTCAACGCAGAGCTAAAAAGGATTGGACGAGATCTCGCGG GATGTGAAAAGGACATTCAGAAGGTCTGCGCAGACTCCCCTGAGGAACATCTGCAGCCGTTTAAAGACCGAATGGAGACGTTTCTTCTCAGTG CACGTAAAGAACATGTTGGAGCTTCCTGTCAGTTGATGACAGCACAAAAAAG CTTCCAGGACTTGTGTGTGTACTTTGGTGTGAAGCCCAAAGCAGGCGAAAAGGAGGTGACGTCcagtcatttcttcatgctgTGGTTTGAATTTTGTGCCGACTTTAAGGCCAAGTGGAAGCGTGAGAATGGGAACTTCACTAAAGAAAG aTTAAAAGAGGCCCAGCAGTCAGTGAAGAGAAtcacagcagagaagaaagtggAGACCAAAATGATAATCCCAAACAGTTTGGTAAGTGTGGCACATGCCTCAGTCAATGGattcaataaatataattggcAACGTATGGAATTTATACAAAGCGTTCCTTTCCTTACACTGATATAA
- the fmn1 gene encoding formin isoform X1: MELQSPLLTFFRAIPVDHHVDDLRIKLKKKANMAFKANSTEDSDDSFPYVMYLAGREEPMTYDLDGESGSNSTEEIKDRFNIGEKVHDLINPEQLIDINPENISSVDGQFENVHCLTTTKRPNIDCKCHEQIAEDPRGREDMQMICTHKEFTNLNDIESDEAALNSVPNSKRVLITVTRTERSAEEEVELKVDPTFEQKEQTNQPSSDCSPHAVISSQNIPSPGNLSQGSPIDKPIPVLFGGRVLRKNVVGPGHDTLAQIQPLNGGVKTTNLPDKQGSFLDQLSLLNPNRRPDVMEEKAELLAQEQTEPKRNMTEGGQHLQMGDFKAKEDTKAPVSGAEAAFHAFKAFFTPKPLRKEPTENRDAARKMTWTEKDALKAFFERTSFKTSKAASTSEASGPVEGEERTPGRLQAVWPPPREEKVGLKYTEAEHQAAVLQLKRECKEEVENLQEVFSRELSKLILQNEITVSRLERTLAELQTKLSQPNTLRRGELRDVAVSTRDDTFPHKAFCTVCIQTDRETFIKCDDEKSKDCIQTQQRMNPQKLDLTSSSLSLAHQSGGHHAPNKAPPPPPPPPPPPPPQLLTHKQTSKAPPPPPPPPPPPPPAPFLSDAAPPPPPPPPFTSTCLSATSRKPMVEPSRPMKPLYWTRIQIEDKNNTLWNVLEEPPIMNAAEFEDLFAKTTTRLKRKPLVENYEKAKARKIIKLLDGKRSQAVGILISSLHLEMKDIQQAVLTVDNSVVDLETIEALYENRAQPDELEKIKTHYSTSKEEEVKLLDKPEQFLYELSLIPDFASRARCIIFKAAFNDGMASIQHKLDVIASVCKALLEKDGVKEVLGLILALGNYMNGGSRVRGQADGFGLEILPKLKDVKSRDNRMSLVDYVVSYYLHNFDKNAGTEKSAFPLPEPQDVFLAAQLNFEDLNAELKRIGRDLAGCEKDIQKVCADSPEEHLQPFKDRMETFLLSARKEHVGASCQLMTAQKSFQDLCVYFGVKPKAGEKEVTSSHFFMLWFEFCADFKAKWKRENGNFTKERLKEAQQSVKRITAEKKVETKMIIPNSLVSVAHASVNGFNKYNWQRMEFIQSVPFLTLI; this comes from the exons ATGGAACTGCAGTCACCCCTCCTCACATTTTTTAGGGCCATCCCGGTTGACCACCATGTGGACGATCTGAGAATAAAGCTGAAGAAAAAGGCCAATATGGCTTTTAAGGCAAATTCAACGGAGGACAGCGATGACTCTTTCCCGTATGTTATGTATCTTGCAGGAAGAGAAGAACCGATGACCTACGACCTTGACGGCGAATCAGGAAGTAACTCAACAGAGGAGATAAAAGATCGATTTAATATAGGAGAAAAAGTTCATGATTTAATAAACCCAGAACAACTTATTGACATAAACCCCGAAAATATCTCCTCTGTGGATGgccaatttgaaaatgttcattgttTGACAACCACAAAACGTCCAAATATAGattgtaaatgtcatgaacAGATTGCAGAAGATCCCAGAGGCCGTGAAGATATGCAAATGATATGCACTCACAAGGAATTCACAAATTTGAATGATATTGAAAGTGACGAAGCTGCTTTGAATAGCGTTCCCAATTCCAAACGGGTCTTGATTACCGTGACTCGGACAGAACGTTCTGCTGAAGAGGAGGTCGAGTTGAAAGTGGACCCAACATTTGAGCAAAAGGAGCAAACCAATCAACCCTCCTCAGACTGCTCACCACATGCTGTCATATCTTCACAAAATATCCCTTCACCTGGAAACCTCTCCCAAGGCTCCCCCATAGACAAGCCCATCCCTGTCCTCTTTGGTGGTAGAGTGCTGAGAAAGAACGTGGTCGGACCCGGGCATGACACTTTGGCTCAAATCCAACCTTTAAATGGAGGCGTGAAGACGACAAACCTCCCTGATAAGCAAGGAAGCTTCTTGGATCAATTGTCATTGTTGAATCCTAACAGAAGGCCTGATGTGATGGAGGAAAAAGCAGAACTTCTTGCACAAGAACAAACAGAACCCAAGCGGAATATGACTGAAGGTGGTCAACATCTGCAGATGGGAGACTTTAAAGCTAAGGAGGACACAAAAGCACCTGTATCAGGTGCAGAAGCAGCTTTCCATGCattcaaagctttttttacACCAAAGCCATTGAGGAAGGAACCCACAGAGAACCGAGACGCAGCCAGAAAGATGACCTGGACGGAAAAAGATGCGCtgaaagcattttttgaaAGAACTTCCTTCAAGACTTCTAAAGCTGCATCTACA tcAGAAGCAAGCGGTCCAGTAGAAGGAGAAGAACGAACTCCTGGACGTCTCCAAGCAGTCTGGCCTCCACCGCGAGAGGAGAAAGTTGGTCTCAAATATACCGAAGCAG agcacCAGGCAGCTGTTTTGCAACTGAAGCGTGAATGCAAAGAGGAAGTAGAGAATTTACAG GAGGTCTTCAGCCGGGAACTTTCTAAACTGATTTTACAAAACGAGATCACGGTATCCCGTCTGGAGCGCACCCTGGCTGAGCTGCAGACCAAGCTCTCCCAGCCCAACACTCTCAGACGTGGCGAGCTCAGAGACGTAGCCGTGTCCACGCGAGACGATACATTTCCACACAAAGCCTTTTGCACTGTCTGCATCCAAACTGACAGAGAGACTTTCATCAAATGTGATGACGAGAAGAGTAAAGACTGCATCCAAACTCAGCAGAGGATGAACCCGcaaaaacttgacttgacttctaGCAGCTTGAGCCTGGCCCATCAATCTGGTGGACACCATGCACCGAACAAGgctcctccacctccaccaccaccaccacctccacctccACCGCAACTGTTGACCCACAAACAAACATCGAAAGCCCCTCCGCCGCCTCCACCTCcgcccccaccacctccacctgcTCCATTTCTGTCCGATGCAgctcctccaccacctccacccccTCCATTCACTTCAACCTGTTTATCCGCAACTTCCAGAAAACCTATGGTGGAGCCTTCACGTCCCATGAAGCCTCTATACTGGACCAGAATTCAGATTGAGGACAA GAACAACACACTGTGGAATGTTTTGGAAGAACCGCCGATCATGAATGCAGCTGAGTTTGAAGATCTCtttgccaaaaccaccacacGACTCAAGAGAAAACCACTGGTAGAGAATTATGAGAAGGCAAAAGCCAGGAAG ATCATTAAGCTGCTGGACGGTAAGCGCTCTCAAGCTGTGGGCATCCTCATATCAAGCCTCCACCTAGAGATGAAAGATATCCAACAAG CTGTTTTAACTGTGGATAACTCTGTGGTGGATCTTGAGACCATTGAGGCGCTGTATGAAAAT AGAGCTCAGCCAGACGAGCTGgagaaaatcaaaacacattaCAGCACATCCAAGGAAGAGGAGGTTAAACTCTTGGACAAACCTGAGCA GTTCCTGTATGAGCTCTCGCTGATTCCGGACTTCGCAAGCCGAGCTCGTTGCATCATTTTCAAGGCGGCCTTCAACGATGGGATGGCGTCCATTCAACACAAACTTGACGTTATTGCTTCTGTGTGCAAG GCTCTGCTGGAAAAAGATGGCGTGAAAGAAGTGCTGGGACTCATCTTGGCTTTGGGCAATTACATGAACGGCGGCAGCAGGGTCAGAGGTCAGGCTGATGGCTTCGGTCTGGAGATTCTTCCAAAACTCAAAGATGTCAAGAGCAGG GACAATCGCATGAGTTTGGTCGACTATGTTGTGTCATATTACCTTCACAATTTTGACAAG AATGCGGGAACAGAGAAAAGTGCATTTCCACTTCCTGAACCTCAAGATGTCTTCCTGGCAGCACAGCTTAATTTTGAGGACCTCAACGCAGAGCTAAAAAGGATTGGACGAGATCTCGCGG GATGTGAAAAGGACATTCAGAAGGTCTGCGCAGACTCCCCTGAGGAACATCTGCAGCCGTTTAAAGACCGAATGGAGACGTTTCTTCTCAGTG CACGTAAAGAACATGTTGGAGCTTCCTGTCAGTTGATGACAGCACAAAAAAG CTTCCAGGACTTGTGTGTGTACTTTGGTGTGAAGCCCAAAGCAGGCGAAAAGGAGGTGACGTCcagtcatttcttcatgctgTGGTTTGAATTTTGTGCCGACTTTAAGGCCAAGTGGAAGCGTGAGAATGGGAACTTCACTAAAGAAAG aTTAAAAGAGGCCCAGCAGTCAGTGAAGAGAAtcacagcagagaagaaagtggAGACCAAAATGATAATCCCAAACAGTTTGGTAAGTGTGGCACATGCCTCAGTCAATGGattcaataaatataattggcAACGTATGGAATTTATACAAAGCGTTCCTTTCCTTACACTGATATAA
- the fmn1 gene encoding formin isoform X2 encodes MELQSPLLTFFRAIPVDHHVDDLRIKLKKKANMAFKANSTEDSDDSFPYVMYLAGREEPMTYDLDGESGSNSTEEIKDRFNIGEKVHDLINPEQLIDINPENISSVDGQFENVHCLTTTKRPNIDCKCHEQIAEDPRGREDMQMICTHKEFTNLNDIESDEAALNSVPNSKRVLITVTRTERSAEEEVELKVDPTFEQKEQTNQPSSDCSPHAVISSQNIPSPGNLSQGSPIDKPIPVLFGGRVLRKNVVGPGHDTLAQIQPLNGGVKTTNLPDKQGSFLDQLSLLNPNRRPDVMEEKAELLAQEQTEPKRNMTEGGQHLQMGDFKAKEDTKAPVSGAEAAFHAFKAFFTPKPLRKEPTENRDAARKMTWTEKDALKAFFERTSFKTSKAASTSEASGPVEGEERTPGRLQAVWPPPREEKVGLKYTEAEHQAAVLQLKRECKEEVENLQEVFSRELSKLILQNEITVSRLERTLAELQTKLSQPNTLRRGELRDVAVSTRDDTFPHKAFCTVCIQTDRETFIKCDDEKSKDCIQTQQRMNPQKLDLTSSSLSLAHQSGGHHAPNKAPPPPPPPPPPPPPQLLTHKQTSKAPPPPPPPPPPPPPAPFLSDAAPPPPPPPPFTSTCLSATSRKPMVEPSRPMKPLYWTRIQIEDKNNTLWNVLEEPPIMNAAEFEDLFAKTTTRLKRKPLVENYEKAKARKIIKLLDGKRSQAVGILISSLHLEMKDIQQAVLTVDNSVVDLETIEALYENRAQPDELEKIKTHYSTSKEEEVKLLDKPEQFLYELSLIPDFASRARCIIFKAAFNDGMASIQHKLDVIASVCKALLEKDGVKEVLGLILALGNYMNGGSRVRGQADGFGLEILPKLKDVKSRDNRMSLVDYVVSYYLHNFDKNAGTEKSAFPLPEPQDVFLAAQLNFEDLNAELKRIGRDLAGCEKDIQKVCADSPEEHLQPFKDRMETFLLSARKEHVGASCQLMTAQKSFQDLCVYFGVKPKAGEKEVTSSHFFMLWFEFCADFKAKWKRENGNFTKERLKEAQQSVKRITAEKKVETKMIIPNSLKERLRQKEANMTSI; translated from the exons ATGGAACTGCAGTCACCCCTCCTCACATTTTTTAGGGCCATCCCGGTTGACCACCATGTGGACGATCTGAGAATAAAGCTGAAGAAAAAGGCCAATATGGCTTTTAAGGCAAATTCAACGGAGGACAGCGATGACTCTTTCCCGTATGTTATGTATCTTGCAGGAAGAGAAGAACCGATGACCTACGACCTTGACGGCGAATCAGGAAGTAACTCAACAGAGGAGATAAAAGATCGATTTAATATAGGAGAAAAAGTTCATGATTTAATAAACCCAGAACAACTTATTGACATAAACCCCGAAAATATCTCCTCTGTGGATGgccaatttgaaaatgttcattgttTGACAACCACAAAACGTCCAAATATAGattgtaaatgtcatgaacAGATTGCAGAAGATCCCAGAGGCCGTGAAGATATGCAAATGATATGCACTCACAAGGAATTCACAAATTTGAATGATATTGAAAGTGACGAAGCTGCTTTGAATAGCGTTCCCAATTCCAAACGGGTCTTGATTACCGTGACTCGGACAGAACGTTCTGCTGAAGAGGAGGTCGAGTTGAAAGTGGACCCAACATTTGAGCAAAAGGAGCAAACCAATCAACCCTCCTCAGACTGCTCACCACATGCTGTCATATCTTCACAAAATATCCCTTCACCTGGAAACCTCTCCCAAGGCTCCCCCATAGACAAGCCCATCCCTGTCCTCTTTGGTGGTAGAGTGCTGAGAAAGAACGTGGTCGGACCCGGGCATGACACTTTGGCTCAAATCCAACCTTTAAATGGAGGCGTGAAGACGACAAACCTCCCTGATAAGCAAGGAAGCTTCTTGGATCAATTGTCATTGTTGAATCCTAACAGAAGGCCTGATGTGATGGAGGAAAAAGCAGAACTTCTTGCACAAGAACAAACAGAACCCAAGCGGAATATGACTGAAGGTGGTCAACATCTGCAGATGGGAGACTTTAAAGCTAAGGAGGACACAAAAGCACCTGTATCAGGTGCAGAAGCAGCTTTCCATGCattcaaagctttttttacACCAAAGCCATTGAGGAAGGAACCCACAGAGAACCGAGACGCAGCCAGAAAGATGACCTGGACGGAAAAAGATGCGCtgaaagcattttttgaaAGAACTTCCTTCAAGACTTCTAAAGCTGCATCTACA tcAGAAGCAAGCGGTCCAGTAGAAGGAGAAGAACGAACTCCTGGACGTCTCCAAGCAGTCTGGCCTCCACCGCGAGAGGAGAAAGTTGGTCTCAAATATACCGAAGCAG agcacCAGGCAGCTGTTTTGCAACTGAAGCGTGAATGCAAAGAGGAAGTAGAGAATTTACAG GAGGTCTTCAGCCGGGAACTTTCTAAACTGATTTTACAAAACGAGATCACGGTATCCCGTCTGGAGCGCACCCTGGCTGAGCTGCAGACCAAGCTCTCCCAGCCCAACACTCTCAGACGTGGCGAGCTCAGAGACGTAGCCGTGTCCACGCGAGACGATACATTTCCACACAAAGCCTTTTGCACTGTCTGCATCCAAACTGACAGAGAGACTTTCATCAAATGTGATGACGAGAAGAGTAAAGACTGCATCCAAACTCAGCAGAGGATGAACCCGcaaaaacttgacttgacttctaGCAGCTTGAGCCTGGCCCATCAATCTGGTGGACACCATGCACCGAACAAGgctcctccacctccaccaccaccaccacctccacctccACCGCAACTGTTGACCCACAAACAAACATCGAAAGCCCCTCCGCCGCCTCCACCTCcgcccccaccacctccacctgcTCCATTTCTGTCCGATGCAgctcctccaccacctccacccccTCCATTCACTTCAACCTGTTTATCCGCAACTTCCAGAAAACCTATGGTGGAGCCTTCACGTCCCATGAAGCCTCTATACTGGACCAGAATTCAGATTGAGGACAA GAACAACACACTGTGGAATGTTTTGGAAGAACCGCCGATCATGAATGCAGCTGAGTTTGAAGATCTCtttgccaaaaccaccacacGACTCAAGAGAAAACCACTGGTAGAGAATTATGAGAAGGCAAAAGCCAGGAAG ATCATTAAGCTGCTGGACGGTAAGCGCTCTCAAGCTGTGGGCATCCTCATATCAAGCCTCCACCTAGAGATGAAAGATATCCAACAAG CTGTTTTAACTGTGGATAACTCTGTGGTGGATCTTGAGACCATTGAGGCGCTGTATGAAAAT AGAGCTCAGCCAGACGAGCTGgagaaaatcaaaacacattaCAGCACATCCAAGGAAGAGGAGGTTAAACTCTTGGACAAACCTGAGCA GTTCCTGTATGAGCTCTCGCTGATTCCGGACTTCGCAAGCCGAGCTCGTTGCATCATTTTCAAGGCGGCCTTCAACGATGGGATGGCGTCCATTCAACACAAACTTGACGTTATTGCTTCTGTGTGCAAG GCTCTGCTGGAAAAAGATGGCGTGAAAGAAGTGCTGGGACTCATCTTGGCTTTGGGCAATTACATGAACGGCGGCAGCAGGGTCAGAGGTCAGGCTGATGGCTTCGGTCTGGAGATTCTTCCAAAACTCAAAGATGTCAAGAGCAGG GACAATCGCATGAGTTTGGTCGACTATGTTGTGTCATATTACCTTCACAATTTTGACAAG AATGCGGGAACAGAGAAAAGTGCATTTCCACTTCCTGAACCTCAAGATGTCTTCCTGGCAGCACAGCTTAATTTTGAGGACCTCAACGCAGAGCTAAAAAGGATTGGACGAGATCTCGCGG GATGTGAAAAGGACATTCAGAAGGTCTGCGCAGACTCCCCTGAGGAACATCTGCAGCCGTTTAAAGACCGAATGGAGACGTTTCTTCTCAGTG CACGTAAAGAACATGTTGGAGCTTCCTGTCAGTTGATGACAGCACAAAAAAG CTTCCAGGACTTGTGTGTGTACTTTGGTGTGAAGCCCAAAGCAGGCGAAAAGGAGGTGACGTCcagtcatttcttcatgctgTGGTTTGAATTTTGTGCCGACTTTAAGGCCAAGTGGAAGCGTGAGAATGGGAACTTCACTAAAGAAAG aTTAAAAGAGGCCCAGCAGTCAGTGAAGAGAAtcacagcagagaagaaagtggAGACCAAAATGATAATCCCAAACAGTTTG AAAGAACGACTGCGTCAGAAAGAGGCGAACATGACCTCAATTTAA
- the grem1a gene encoding gremlin-1a, translating to MRSPCLLTFSTVVLLLSASRSTHAATFQGTFPHPNKSNPNEPERCLPAPISGFITRGMAPAVITEEVLESSQEALHVTERRYLRLDWCKTQPLKQTIHEEGCLSRTIINRFCYGQCNSFYIPRHIYQDGNAFESCSACIPKAFSTVTYTLFCPGQTPNTRKKRVQRVKQCRCTTINTD from the coding sequence ATGAGAAGCCCGTGTTTGCTGACCTTCTCCACAGTTGTTCTGTTGCTCAGCGCATCGAGGAGTACGCATGCCGCCACTTTTCAAGGCACTTTCCCTCACCCAAACAAATCCAACCCAAACGAACCGGAGCGCTGCCTGCCAGCTCCAATCAGCGGATTCATTACGCGCGGGATGGCCCCTGCAGTCATCACCGAGGAGGTTTTGGAATCCAGTCAGGAGGCGCTTCACGTCACGGAACGTCGTTACCTGCGTTTGGACTGGTGCAAAACGCAACCACTCAAGCAGACCATCCACGAAGAGGGATGCCTGAGCCGAACCATCATCAACCGCTTCTGCTATGGCCAATGTAATTCCTTCTACATCCCGCGACATATTTACCAGGATGGAAACGCGTTCGAGTCCTGTTCGGCGTGCATACCGAAAGCCTTCAGCACGGTCACGTACACGCTTTTCTGCCCCGGACAAACGCCCAACACCAGGAAGAAACGGGTCCAGCGCGTCAAGCAGTGCAGGTGTACCACAATAAACACGGATTAA